From Aspergillus chevalieri M1 DNA, chromosome 4, nearly complete sequence, a single genomic window includes:
- a CDS encoding GAF domain-containing protein (COG:T;~EggNog:ENOG410PNJ2;~InterPro:IPR000614,IPR029016,IPR003018;~PFAM:PF13185,PF01590;~go_function: GO:0005515 - protein binding [Evidence IEA]), with the protein MPHADSSYFAPGLSKDEVYTQMIEQTRGLIYGQRNWVRMFPRILTDNLSNTASLLWHAYAVLPSNINWAGFYIRDDKFPLTSTPQSSDRVLLLGPFQGKPACQLIHFGRGVCGTAAAKQETVVVDDVMAFPGHIACDAESRSEVVVPILVGDETVAIIDIDCTEEKGFDEVDRKHLEALAGVLAEGCDW; encoded by the exons ATG CCCCACGCCGACTCGTCGTATTTCGCCCCGGGATTGTCCAAGGATGAAGTCTATACGCAGATGATTGAGCAGACGAGGGGGTTGATATACGGGCAGAGGAATTGGGTACGCATGTTTCCTCGTATATTGACTGA TAACCTCTCAAACACCGCCTCTCTCCTCTGGCACGCCTATGCCGTCCTCCCATCGAACATAAACTGGGCTGGTTTCTACATCCGCGATGATAAATTCCCTCTCACTAGCACCCCCCAATCTTCCGACAGGGTGCTATTACTGGGACCATTTCAGGGAAAGCCAGCGTGCCAACTCATCCACTTCGGGCGCGGCGTGTGCGGGACTGCAGCTGCAAAACAGGAGACTGTGGTTGTTGACGATGTGATGGCGTTCCCGGGACATATTGCGTGTGATGCGGAGAGTCGGAGTGAGGTTGTTGTGCCGATTTTGGTGGGTGATGAG ACTGTCGCGATTATTGACATTGATTGCACAGAGGAGAAAGGGTTTGATGAGGTTGATAGGAAGCACCTGGAGGCGCTGGCGGGAGTTCTTGCTGAGGGGTGTGATTGGTGA
- a CDS encoding putative GABA permease (COG:E;~EggNog:ENOG410PMI1;~InterPro:IPR002293,IPR004840;~PFAM:PF13520,PF00324;~TransMembrane:10 (i32-59o65-83i120-145o157-176i188-206o226-246i267-292o312-333i434-457o469-489i);~go_component: GO:0016020 - membrane [Evidence IEA];~go_component: GO:0016021 - integral component of membrane [Evidence IEA];~go_function: GO:0022857 - transmembrane transporter activity [Evidence IEA];~go_process: GO:0006865 - amino acid transport [Evidence IEA];~go_process: GO:0055085 - transmembrane transport [Evidence IEA]) — protein sequence MSGKESQVFSGSSNEDVRLGDLGYEQELKRSFGLLGMVGFSFSVVTSWTALCGVFVVGITSGGPPVMVFSFLAISIITLAVAIPMAEMCSMYPVAGGQYSWVAALAPPSIARGLSYVSGWFMLIGVLAMGATNNSIAANFVLGMANLVFPSYTIERWQTVLVAYLVALLGTAVNLWGAHLLNRISRFILIWNVGSFLITMIVLLATNDNKQPASFVFQDFQNFTGWGSSMAAIVGILQACFGMCCYDAPSHMTEEMKSASKEAPKAIILSVILGAVTGFAFLLTLCFCIGDINETANTTTGVPVIQILYDSTGSKAGTCVLASMISVIVIVAGNNLIAEGSRSIYAFARDHGLPFSGFLSRVSTKKQVPVNAVLLTLAVQLALDAIDFGTTTGFETVIAIATEGFYLSYATALSSRLLGYVTGHKTHLTGPFSLPLPISIALNVLGLLFLLFAAITFNFPTTYPISHESMNYTSAAIGVIAVIALFTWLTTGRKRFAGPGGVTFS from the exons ATGTCTGGCAAGGAATCGCAGGTGTTTTCTGGCTCTTCGAATGAAGATGTTCGGTTGGGGGATTTGGGGTATGAGCAGG AGCTCAAGCGTTCATTTGGTTTGTTGGGCATGGTCGGGTTCAGCTTCAGTGTCGTGACATC ATGGACAGCACTATGCGGAGTCTTCGTCGTTGGTATCACCTCTGGCGGCCCTCCCGTCATGGTTTTCAGTTTCCTCGCCATTAGCATCATCACCCTCGCCGTTGCAATTCCGATGGCCGAAATGTGCTCTATGTATCCTGTTGCCGGTGGACAATATTCCTGGGTTGCTGCGTTAGCACCTCCAAGTATTGCTCGAGgcctatcatatgtgagcggTTGGTTTATGCTTATTG GTGTTCTTGCAATGGGCGCAACAAACAACTCCATCGCCGCCAACTTCGTCCTCGGCATGGCAAACCTCGTCTTCCCTTCCTACACAATCGAGCGCTGGCAAACAGTCCTAGTCGCCTACCTCGTTGCCCTCCTAGGCACAGCAGTCAACCTCTGGGGCGCGCACCTCCTCAACCGGATCTCCCGGTTCATCCTAATCTGGAACGTGGGCTCTTTCCTCATCACAATGATCGTCCTCCTAGCCACGAATGACAATAAACAGCCCGCTTCGTTCGTGTTTCAGGACTTCCAGAATTTCACTGGATGGGGTTCGTCGATGGCTGCGATTGTGGGTATACTCCAGGCTTGTTTTGGGATGTGTTGCTATGATGCGCCGTCGCATATGACGGAGGAGATGAAGTCTGCGTCAAAGGAGGCGCCAAAGGCTATTATTCTTTCTGTTATACTTGGTGCTGTGACTGGGTTTGCCTTCTTGTTGACGTTGTGCTTTTGCATTGGCGATATCAACGAGACTGCGAACACCACGACCGGTGTCCCGGTTATTCAGATCCTCTACGATTCCACGGGTAGCAAAGCGGGTACTTGTGTGCTGGCCAGCATGATCTCTGTGATTGTCATTGTTGCAGGGAACAACCTCATCGCCGAGGGATCGCGGTCTATCTATGCTTTTGCGCGTGATCATGGTCTTCCCTTCTCGGGGTTCCTTTCTCGCGTCTCGACGAAGAAACAGGTTCCTGTGAATGCTGTCCTGCTCACACTGGCTGTGCAATTGGCACTTGACGCAATTGACTTTGGAACAACAACAGGCTTCGAGACAGTCATTGCCATCGCCACTGAGGGCTTCT ACCTGTCCTACGCAACAGCCCTCAGCAGCCGCCTCCTGGGCTATGTCACTGGCCACAAAACCCACCTCACAGGCCCATTCTCCCTGCCTCTCCCCATATCAATTGCCTTGAATGTCCTTGGTTTATTGTTCCTGCTCTTCGCAGCAATTACGTTCAACTTTCCCACGACGTACCCCATCTCGCATGAGTCGATGAATTATACTTCTGCTGCGATTGGAGTTATTGCTGTTATCGCGCTGTTTACATGGTTGACGACGGGGAGGAAGAGGTTTGCTGGGCCGGGGGGTGTCACTTTTAGTTGA
- a CDS encoding aldo/keto reductase (COG:C;~EggNog:ENOG410PFM7;~InterPro:IPR023210,IPR036812;~PFAM:PF00248) produces MKYVKLGSSGLRVSPICVGCMSFGQPDKQFQWTLPEEEALPVLDHCYRSGLNFFDTANVYTNGNSEGILGKAIKKFNWRREAIVIATKLCAPVGHSQDETPLFMSEDDRNNAGYVNQYGLSRKHIFESVDASLERLGLPYVDLLQIHRADPSTPAKETMEALHDIVKSGKVRYIGASSMWAHQLLEYQYTARLHGWTEFISMQNLYNATYREEEREMFPACAQFGMASIPWSPVAMGFLARPWKAFQESARGQSMNGAFMGHPITDVDKKINEKIEEIASARDVSMAIVALAWALSKPFITSPIVGMSKKERVDEAVKAIEFKLSEEEIKNIDELYVPKGVIGHR; encoded by the coding sequence ATGAAGTACGTCAAGCTCGGAAGCAGCGGTCTTCGCGTCTCCCCCATCTGTGTCGGATGCATGAGCTTCGGCCAACCCGACAAACAGTTCCAATGGACCCTCCCTGAAGAGGAAGCCCTCCCGGTGCTGGACCACTGCTACCGCTCAGGACTGAACTTCTTCGACACCGCCAATGTCTACACTAACGGTAACTCGGAGGGGATCCTGGGCAAGGCGATCAAAAAGTTCAACTGGCGCCGCGAAGCTATCGTTATCGCCACCAAGTTGTGCGCGCCTGTTGGACATTCGCAAGACGAGACGCCGTTGTTCATGAGCGAGGACGATCGGAATAACGCTGGCTACGTCAATCAATACGGGCTGAGCCGGAAGCATATTTTCGAAAGCGTCGACGCTAGTCTAGAGCGATTGGGCTTGCCTTACGTCGACCTGCTCCAGATCCACCGCGCGGACCCCAGCACCCCCGCCAAAGAGACCATGGAAGCACTCCACGACATCGTCAAATCCGGCAAAGTGCGCTACATCGGCGCGTCCTCCATGTGGGCCCACCAACTCCTCGAATACCAATACACCGCACGCCTGCACGGCTGGACCGAATTCATCTCCATGCAGAACCTCTACAACGCGACCTACCGCGAAGAAGAGCGCGAGATGTTCCCCGCTTGCGCACAATTCGGGATGGCCTCCATCCCCTGGTCGCCCGTGGCAATGGGCTTCCTCGCCAGACCATGGAAGGCATTCCAGGAATCAGCTCGCGGGCAGAGCATGAACGGGGCGTTCATGGGACATCCCATTACCGACGTGGATAAGAAGATTAATGAGAAGATTGAGGAGATTGCGAGTGCGCGGGATGTGTCGATGGCGATTGTGGCATTGGCGTGGGCTTTGTCGAAGCCGTTTATTACGTCGCCGATTGTGGGGATGAGTAAGAAGGAGCGCGTTGATGAGGCTGTGAAGGCTATTGAGTTTAAGCTGAGTGAGGAGGAGATTAAGAATATTGATGAGTTGTATGTTCCTAAGGGGGTTATTGGGCATCGTTGA
- a CDS encoding uncharacterized protein (COG:S;~EggNog:ENOG410PPVP;~InterPro:IPR027417), with protein MLTTLRRLRGVFPQRNPPAETSPPLQTSPRTSTSSPPEIRSSLQDEAFAVKMLLGRCQVAKNDYKCPCKNGKSVSRTGVLDKTALCEECIHPLYLHDQFTEKSPAAPTSLPPRVRFSDYPQYCPRTDTVQKIATLLDQEKIIHIRGTPASGKSLLANFLYEYFFSRNQEVYLIDEWPQDRKETALELVLSACLPEGRRTIAQLIQSNLILILDESQYTYSDSGLWYKFLKIAGGNARPANGVRVCLFSSYGSPTTGAPQMDYPESITPPMFSNHQRVSLVPSSEPGSPDISLFFTREEYNDVVIRYCKMAKEYMINTDLAEYVFMATNGHPGLVMAIMDYIFDFYRSNLKRIRISILTMDNTRVALVDNNRLFSSIADRFASRSLPIRELLGTDEGPIIDSLLNVLRHGYAPLTSDDYGLNRSFRRGFVHTTLDPDTRGMICVFPSPLHARYVEFMYGQGGGAAFPKDRFPGIEDLCKAVVKGFSRRILCQIRDGRRPGTSGQLRPLEASFQDEFYRSFWREVPNGGLSSEWSFGGSGRVDFFVIGPGWGVELLRDGDRLDQHCSRFKGGDGAYYADIEAGIMKDWLILDCRHNHPRTPRPTERRLWRLIFSNDYSRVDILDCENNVIEQYALGNW; from the exons ATGCTTACTACCCTAAGAAGACTTCGAGGCGTGTTTCCACAGAGAAACCCTCCTGCGGAGACTAGCCCACCGCTGCAGACTTCTCCACGAACCAGCACCAGCTCCCCTCCGGAGATTCGGTCGTCACTGCAGGACGAAGCATTCGCCGTCAAAATGCTGCTTGGAAGATGCCAAGTCGCCAAAAATGATTACAAGTGCCCCTGCAAGAATGGCAAATCTGTTTCAAGAACAGGTGTGCTGGATAAGACTGCGCTCTGCGAAGAATGTATCCATCCCTTGTATCTCCACGATCAATTCACAG AGAAATCTCCCGCCGCTCCGACCTCTCTCCCCCCTCGGGTTCGCTTCTCGGATTATCCTCAATATTGCCCTCGAACGGACACCGTCCAAAAGATAGCTACACTGCTTGACCAGGAGAAAATTATTCACATCCGCGGAACCCCGGCATCGGGGAAATCATTACTCGCCAATTTTCTTTACGAATATTTCTTTTCTCGCAACCAAGAAGTCTATCTCATCGATGAATGGCCGCAGGATAGAAAAGAAACCGCGTTGGAATTGGTTCTCTCAGCCTGCTTGCCAGAGGGACGTAGAACTATTGCCCAGCTAATTCAGAGCAATTTGATCCTTATTCTCGATGAGTCACAATACACGTATAGCGATTCTGGGCTCTGGTACAAATTTCTCAAGATCGCTGGAGGGAACGCGAGACCAGCGAACGGCGTTAGAGTATGCCTTTTTAGCTCTTATGGAAGTCCTACCACTGGCGCACCCCAAATGGACTATCCCGAGTCAATCACGCCTCCTATGTTTTCAAATCATCAACGCGTTTCTCTCGTGCCTTCTTCGGAACCGGGATCGCCCGAcatttctttgttcttcACAAGGGAAGAGTATAATGATGTCGTGATCAGATATTGTAAGATGGCCAAAGAATATATGATCAACACCGACCTTGCGGAGTACGTATTCATGGCGACCAATGGTCATCCTGGGCTGGTGATGGCCATCATGGATTACATCTTCGAT TTTTATCGGTCGAATCTTAAACGAATTCGGATATCAATCTTGACCATGGACAACACGAGAGTGGCGTTGGTTGACAACAACAGGCTATTCAGTTCGATTGCCGATCGGTTCGCCAGTCGCTCGCTCCCCATTCGAGAATTACTGGGGACAGATGAAGGACCAATCATTGATTCGCTTTTGAACGTCCTAAGACATGGGTATGCTCCGCTGACATCCGATGATTACGGCCTCAACCGTTCGTTTAGGCGCGGATTCGTACACACGACGCTCGATCCTGACACGAGAGGGATGATATGTGTCTTCCCCTCACCGCTCCATGCTCG TTATGTCGAGTTTATGTACGGCCAAGGTGGTGGTGCCGCATTTCCGAAGGATCGATTTCCGGGGATCGAAGATCTTTGTAAGGCTGTTGTGAAGGGGTTTTCACGCCGGATTCTGTGCCAGATCAGAGACGGACGTCGTCCGGGGACATCAGGCCAACTGCGACCATTGGAAGCGTCCTTCCAGGACGAATTTTATAGATCGTTTTGGCGTGAAGTTCCGAACGGGGGTTTAAGCAGCGAATGGAGCTTTGGTGGAAGCGGTCGCGTCGATTTCTTTGTCATCGGGCCAGGCTGGGGAGTGGAATTGCTAAGGGATGGTGACCGACTCGACCAACACTGTTCACGATTCAAGGGAGGCGACGGCGCCTATTATGCGGACATTGAAGCGGGAATAATGAAGGACTGGCTCATACTGGATTGTAGGCATAACCATCCGCGAACCCCGC GTCCAACCGAGCGACGGCTGTGGCGCCTCATCTTCAGCAATGATTACAGTCGGGTCGATATCCTAGATTGTGAGAACAATGTTATTGAACAATATGCTTTAGGAAACTGGTGA
- a CDS encoding uncharacterized protein (COG:S;~EggNog:ENOG410PGIZ;~InterPro:IPR018713;~PFAM:PF09995), producing MRLYFMSTSIMSYALGKSGKRISAQQRFLYALLGLCAYLALVSSLRFRRCRKLHRAYPYRTRGEMSKMTDYDAWAIQKQIMQGEFPFMMLKALQFALFRTYGIPTISSLLLKMSQFSDPGTSFKRYADTGTLIGEFIAFEPYSDRAQTAIARTKYLHKGYRASGKILESDMLYTLSLFATEPIRFVTLYEWRDLTNMERCAVGTYWKSLGDALGINYDALPSGRTGFQDGITWLEEISAWSQQYEAEHMRPHPRNKEIADKTIDVLLYYMPRFMKPMGVNLIAYLMDDRLRNAMMMEPVPPALSAALAAIFRLRRFYIRYLALPRPDWNRLNAFTDKPNEHGRHFLLQLQGAPYYVRPTIWNRWGPAACVKRVLGQPLPGDEGDKYSPQGYYTPDLGPKYFEGKGRKEMEAIKLGLQQTRQGQCPFP from the exons ATGAGATTGTACTTCATGTCCACCAGTATCATGAGCTACGCTCTCGGCAAATCCGGTAAGCGCATCTCGGCCCAGCAGCGCTTTCTCTATGCACTGCTAGGGCTATGCGCGTACCTGGCTCTGGTATCTTCGCTACGCTTTCGAAGATGTCGCAAACTACATAGGGCGTATCCCTACCGAACACGCGGGGAAATGAGCAAAATGACTGATTACGATGCTTGGGCAATCCAGAAACAGATCATGCAGGGAGAGTTTCCCTTCATGATGCTCAAGGCACTCCAATTTGCTTTGTTCCGG ACATACGGCATTCCAACGATATCAAGCCTCCTCCTCAAAATGTCGCAATTCTCCGACCCTGGTACCTCATTCAAGCGATACGCCGATACCGGCACGTTGATTGGCGAATTCATAGCATTCGAGCCATACTCGGACCGGGCTCAAACTGCCATTGCTCGAACCAAGTATCTGCACAAGGGCTACCGGGCTAGCGGCAAAATTCTGGAATCTGACATGCTATACACGCTCAGCTTATTCGCAACAGAGCCTATCCGATTTGTGACACTGTATGAGTGGAGAGACTTGACCAATATGGAACGGTGCGCAGTGGGAACGTACTGGAAGAGTCTAGGTGATGCCCTGGGAATAAATTACGATGCTCTGCCTTCTGGGAGGACCGGTTTCCAGGATGGCATCACCTGGTTGGAAGAGATCAGTGCTTGGAGCCAGCAGTATGAGGCAGAGCATATGAGACCTCATCCTCGGAACAAGGAAATTGCTGACAAGACCATCGACGTGCTGCTATATTACATGCCGAGGTTCATGAAGCCGATGGGGGTAAATCTTATTGCATATTTGATGGACGATCGGTTACGAAATGCCATGAT GATGGAGCCTGTCCCGCCTGCCCTGAGCGCCGCCCTCGCAGCGATATTTCGATTGCGTCGGTTCTACATTCGCTACCTGGCGCTACCGCGTCCGGACTGGAATCGTTTAAACGCCTTCACCGACAAGCCAAACGAGCACGGCCGGCACTTCCTGCTGCAGCTCCAAGGAGCGCCGTACTATGTGCGTCCCACGATCTGGAATCGCTGGGGCCCCGCGGCGTGTGTCAAGCGGGTACTTGGACAGCCGCTACCTGGAGATGAGGGAGACAAATACAGCCCACAGGGATATTATACGCCTGATTTGGGACCCAAGTATTTTGAAGGAaaggggaggaaggagatgGAGGCGATTAAATTGGGTTTACAACAGACTCGGCAGGGACAGTGTCCGTTCCCGTGA
- a CDS encoding uncharacterized protein (COG:M;~EggNog:ENOG410PY8W;~InterPro:IPR002110,IPR036770,IPR020683;~PFAM:PF12796,PF13637,PF13606;~go_function: GO:0005515 - protein binding [Evidence IEA]): MDIFASAPSPDTPEWVVVCTPVSPGMRLEWNASLPWLRFISLLRPGPNQDAPSPSSSLTVPSPREVNVSCHIASRELMRRLASIVQWDRLNNPPNIYSSSRTTAALMILMPEDSEVKHLTLSSALGDSNQSGRNRLILELFLLSNNLVSHAPGGRSEGSMLSDDRRVMEMFNESGWNNIKHIQMLLSTHEPTAGAIAEKLFASAVRLVAMDTVKNMLEAGMDPNATVDTIHYGPVSSLQFAALSGKKGLELMQLLLSYGADVNFSHNGNSALEFVICGSKMVSQVLLDHGAIVTPSCLSAVATCKIIDDFVMNIINACPDVNERTGWQDPSALTRAVSHSNVEMIGLLLGRGADVNELVAIDFDNDLAVTTVLGLAAKSMNPQMVQRLLWACRNVNPEFDGLPYVSPLALAVETGNVEITRLLLQGGVNIEVADGQGSMTLLERATRKGPSLWRLLMEYGARVDRPLSDTKHPSSAILVAIKEKQSDLVELLINSGARLNDEYSQPPGTVLGAAIELGDPVLIDKLLTAGARVLKGKLLSRIGNLHTAMHLQQRGVLQRILQISGPTILAAALSARDDDFSHYLLEQNADIAKGFTSSQDSRSVKTPLGAAIRTGNFIFAGTLLSRGAEVTDGDLADAIGHLVVNAEFLQRLLSGVRGNIPTAVGVAVLGNHQYLEVLREANVDPTGAPQLFQDFWDLEEFEFEPPQSVLEIAVILGKEALSLLLHWTTWNPRLTGRALAAAIVFKECDLVDSLLACGPDMQQEVAIRYLLWEDEEDETATERHEIFTPLQAAVKEQLVPVAKVLAKSADVNYLGGGARRRTPLQHAVEKGNMELIKMLLQHGARVDSPPARDGGATALQIAAFQGYIGIARRLIDLGASVNEAPARFNGRTALQGAAEHGRIDMLQMLLDEGALIVGDGEQQYQRAVELAERNGHKAAARLLRSYRNSVQLSTP; encoded by the exons ATGGACATATTCGCTAGTG CTCCATCGCCGGATACCCCAGAATGGGTGGTTGTTTGCACCCCGGTATCACCAGGGATGCGCCTTGAGTGGAACGCCTCTCTTCCATGGTTGCGATTCATTAGCCTGTTACGGCCCGGACCGAACCAAG ATGCACCCTCTCCGTCGTCGTCGCTTACGGTACCCTCACCCCGGGAGGTCAATGTGTCCTGTCACATTGCCAGCCGGGAGCTCATGCGACGTTTGGCCTCGATAGTACAATGGGATAGACTCAATAACCCTCCGAACATTTACAGTAGTTCCCGAACTACGGCGGCTCTGATGATTCTGATGCCAGAGGACTCTGAGGTGAAACACCTTACCTTGTCATCCGCCTTGGGCGATTCCAATCAAAGTGGCAGGAACCGTTTGATTCTGGAGCTATTTCTTCTGTCAAATAACCTCGTCTCACACGCACCTGGTGGACGGTCGGAAGGGAGTATGCTGTCCGATGATAGACGTGTCATGGAGATGTTTAACGAGTCTGGGTGGAACAACATCAAGCATATTCAAATGCTGTTATCGACTCACGAGCCGACGGCAGGCGCAATCGCAGAGAAGCTGTTCGCAAGTGCTGTAAGATTAGTCGCTATGGACACGGTGAAAAACATGCTCGAGGCAGGGATGGATCCAAATGCAACAGTCGACACCATCCATTATGGCCCTGTGAGCTCCCTGCAATTTGCTGCACTATCAGGCAAAAAGGGCCTAGAGCTCATGCAACTCCTTCTATCATATGGGGCCGATGTGAACTTCTCGCACAATGGGAATTCCGCTCTGGAATTTGTTATTTGCGGGAGCAAAATGGTCAGTCAAGTGCTCCTAGATCACGGAGCTATAGTGACGCCGTCGTGCCTTTCTGCCGTTGCCACCTGCAAAATCATTGACGACTTTGTCATGAACATTATCAACGCCTGTCCTGATGTGAACGAACGAACCGGGTGGCAGGACCCTAGTGCTCTCACTCGCGCTGTATCGCATTCGAATGTTGAAATGATAGGCCTGTTACTCGGGAGAGGCGCCGATGTAAACGAACTGGTTGCCATTGACTTTGACAATGACCTGGCAGTTACCACAGTGCTAGGACTTGCAGCCAAGTCTATGAATCCTCAGATGGTACAGCGTCTACTGTGGGCCTGTCGGAACGTCAACCCCGAGTTCGACGGCCTTCCTTATGTATCACCACTCGCACTAGCTGTAGAGACCGGCAACGTTGAGATCACCAGGCTTTTGCTTCAGGGTGGGGTGAATATTGAAGTTGCCGATGGGCAAGGGAGCATGACATTGCTTGAACGTGCCACGAGGAAGGGCCCGAGCCTATGGCGATTGTTGATGGAATATGGTGCCCGAGTTGACAGGCCTTTGTCCGACACAAAGCATCCGTCTTCAGCCATCCTTGTTGCTATCAAGGAAAAGCAATCTGATCTCGTTGAGCTCTTGATCAACAGTGGTGCAAGactgaatgatgaatatagCCAACCCCCTGGTACTGTTCTTGGCGCAGCCATTGAATTGGGAGACCCAGTCTTGATCGACAAGCTGTTGACTGCAGGTGCCAGAGTGCTGAAAGGAAAGCTTTTAAGCCGCATTGGGAACCTACATACTGCGATGCATCTGCAGCAACGTGGCGTTTTGCAAAGGATTTTGCAGATCTCCGGACCGACGATTTTGGCGGCCGCATTATCGGCCAGAGATGATGATTTTTCCCACTACCTGCTTGAGCAAAATGCCGATATCGCAAAAGGATTTACCAGTTCTCAGGACTCCAGGTCGGTGAAAACGCCATTGGGAGCGGCAATACGGACGGGCAACTTTATCTTCGCAGGGACTCTCTTGAGCCGTGGCGCCGAAGTCACCGATGGCGACCTTGCGGACGCAATAGGCCATCTTGTTGTGAATGCTGAATTTCTTCAACGCTTACTGTCTGGGGTTCGCGGAAACATCCCGACTGCGGTGGGAGTTGCGGTGCTCGGTAACCACCAATACTTAGAAGTGCTTCGAGAGGCAAATGTGGACCCCACCGGGGCACCTCAGCTGTTTCAGGACTTCTGGGATCTAGAAGAATTCGAATTTGAGCCCCCGCAATCGGTCCTTGAAATAGCGGTTATATTGGGCAAAGAGGCTTTGAGTCTACTTCTTCACTGGACCACCTGGAATCCCAGGCTGACCGGTCGTGCCTTAGCCGCTGCGATCGTTTTCAAAGAATGCGACCTTGTCGACAGTCTACTAGCATGTGGCCCTGACATGCAGCAGGAAGTCGCCATCCGATATTTACTTTGGGaggacgaagaggatgaaaCAGCGACTGAAAGGCACGAAATCTTCACTCCTCTCCAGGCAGCGGTCAAAGAGCAACTGGTTCCTGTGGCGAAAGTCCTCGCGAAGTCTGCCGATGTGAATTACCTAGGCGGTGGTGCTCGCCGCCGGACGCCGCTACAGCACGCAGTTGAGAAAGGAAACATGGAACTCATCAAAATGCTCCTGCAACATGGGGCTAGGGTTGACAGCCCTCCTGCTAGGGACGGGGGTGCTACAGCTCTACAAATCGCAGCATTCCAGGGATACATTGGTATTGCTCGAAGATTAATCGACTTGGGTGCGAGCGTCAATGAAGCCCCTGCCAGATTCAACGGACGTACGGCTTTGCAGGGCGCGGCAGAACATGGTCGAATCGATATGTTGCAGATGCTGCTTGATGAAGGGGCGTTGATTGTCGGCGATGGTGAGCAGCAATATCAAAGGGCTGTAGAGCTTGCGGAGCGAAACGGACATAAAGCTGCTGCCCGACTTCTGAGGTCTTACAGGAACTCGGTTCAGTTGAGTACTCCCTAG
- a CDS encoding Clr5 domain-containing protein (InterPro:IPR025676;~PFAM:PF14420) has translation MAGAEWEPFKLETERLYCYENKTLRQVKDYMASKYDFDKSIQQYQRQLAKWGFRKNPTRPGDWEFIGRRTEKRKRNDDKESEVHVWGRASA, from the exons ATGGCGGGTGCAGAGTGGGAACCTTTCAAGCTGGAGACCGAGCGTCTTTATTGTTATGAAAACAAGACATTGCGTCAGGTCAAAGATTATATGGCGTCCAAGTATGACTTTGACAAGTC TATACAACAGTACCAGAGGCAACTCGCGAAATGGGGTTTCCGCAAAAACCCCACGCGACCGGGTGATTGGGAGTTTATCGGGCGACGAACAGAGAAACGAAAACGAAACGATGATAAGGAAAGCGAGGTTCATGTCTGGGGTCGAGCTTCGGCCTGA
- a CDS encoding uncharacterized protein (COG:S;~EggNog:ENOG410Q2M8;~InterPro:IPR013087) yields MAWPADQSSWNQGNIYFGYHSADPSPSVPLPQLPGLSWELPADGVHPWGCYPPDCVSCRVMSASVPSPRVVASGPNPDRSDHSDPTGTISTSHQPSVEGSVHQEPKSQSQTKKKNTRQTPDHLSGAPLQCKWEGCRYSGYFNREHELIRHLRKIHIAPLAHPCPVENCTKVCNRGDNLLQHMKNRHGLG; encoded by the exons ATGGCTTGGCCCGCCGACCAATCCAGCTGGAATCAGGGCAATATCTACTTCGGGTACCATTCAGCAGATCCCTCGCCCTCAGTCCCTCTCCCCCAGCTTCCTGGGCTTAGTTGGGAATTACCTGCGGATGGGGTGCATCCTTGGGGATGCTATCCCCCCGACTGTGTCTCCTGCCGTGTCATGTCAGCCAGCGTTCCCAGTCCCCGGGTCGTGGCTAGCGGCCCGAACCCCGACCGTTCAGACCATTCCGATCCGACCGGCACCATCTCCACCTCCCACCAGCCTTCGGTGGAAGGCAGCGTTCACCAGGAACCAAAGTCTCAGTCtcagacgaagaagaaaaatacAAGACAAACACCCGA CCATCTTTCGGGTGCTCCCCTGCAATGCAAGTGGGAAGGTTGCCGCTATTCGGGCTATTTCAACCGTGAGCACGAGCTTATCCGTCACCTTCGGAAAATTCATATCGCTCCCCTGGCACATCCCTGCCCTGTGGAAAACTGTACCAAAGTGTGTAACCGGGGAGACAATTTACTACAGCACATGAAGAACCGTCATGGGCTCGGCTAG